A single Pseudodesulfovibrio aespoeensis Aspo-2 DNA region contains:
- a CDS encoding M15 family metallopeptidase has product MTHSRNPFCSVPLALALCLLLAVPALAQLPEGFCYVADAVPGVALDVRYCTNHNFVGEPVDGYEAPRVILTVQAARALAGVQQALARFGLGLKVFDGYRPQRAVDHFVRWAADLDDTRMKAEFYPDVDKANLFRDGYIAAKSGHSRGSTVDLTIIGLTTGEALDMGTPFDFFGPASWPDSPAMPAQVRANRALLQGVMVSHGFRPLPEEWWHFTLEDEPFPGTYFDFPVR; this is encoded by the coding sequence ATGACCCACTCCCGCAATCCGTTTTGCAGCGTGCCGCTGGCCCTTGCCCTGTGCCTGTTGCTGGCCGTTCCGGCCCTGGCCCAGCTGCCCGAGGGATTCTGTTACGTCGCGGACGCGGTGCCCGGCGTGGCGCTGGACGTGCGCTATTGTACCAATCACAACTTCGTGGGCGAGCCTGTTGACGGCTACGAGGCCCCGCGCGTCATCTTGACGGTGCAGGCGGCCCGCGCCCTGGCCGGGGTGCAGCAGGCCCTGGCCAGGTTCGGCCTGGGGCTCAAGGTGTTCGACGGCTACCGGCCCCAGCGGGCCGTGGACCATTTCGTGCGCTGGGCGGCAGATCTGGACGACACGCGCATGAAGGCGGAGTTCTACCCGGACGTGGACAAGGCCAACCTCTTCCGTGACGGCTACATCGCGGCCAAGTCGGGCCATTCGCGCGGCTCCACCGTGGACCTGACCATCATCGGCCTGACCACGGGCGAAGCGCTGGACATGGGCACCCCGTTCGACTTCTTCGGCCCGGCCTCCTGGCCCGACAGCCCGGCCATGCCCGCCCAGGTGCGCGCCAACCGCGCCCTGCTCCAGGGGGTCATGGTCAGCCACGGCTTCCGCCCCCTGCCCGAGGAATGGTGGCACTTCACCCTTGAGGACGAGCCGTTCCCCGGCACCTATTTCGACTTTCCGGTCCGCTAG
- a CDS encoding PHP domain-containing protein, translating into MLTFDLHFHANIHRMPARSKALRLGKIKWYLGEYGLDYLASTEHSYKKPLEAYQRLAETAADLKTVIIPGVESVSAEGIDIIFLYDSEDHLRWGLDQFRTFGWSVRDVARIAADTGALSIVPHPFHLGRTSAGNVLSRRGYSQLLGMTDYVEIHNGSALTFDSRLAGSRAGQLFEKTQLRLDRTIDLPMEDRGDGLGWAVSSDAHYPGEQYIVGCTEIPMAGAEAPLDFLRRRIRFAPYALTQPSEVNSVNSLRLLRSLQGVLKEGLVKRCLRTSEQTRAAAIAVGLTYSVLPTL; encoded by the coding sequence ATGCTGACATTCGATCTTCATTTTCACGCCAACATCCATCGGATGCCAGCCAGGAGCAAGGCCCTGCGGCTTGGGAAGATCAAGTGGTATCTCGGGGAGTACGGCCTGGACTATCTTGCGTCCACCGAGCACTCCTACAAGAAGCCGCTCGAAGCCTACCAGCGGCTGGCCGAGACCGCGGCGGACCTGAAGACCGTGATCATCCCCGGCGTGGAGAGCGTGTCCGCCGAGGGCATCGACATCATCTTTCTCTACGACAGTGAGGATCATCTGCGCTGGGGCCTGGACCAGTTCCGCACCTTTGGCTGGTCCGTGCGCGACGTGGCCCGCATCGCCGCCGACACCGGCGCCCTGTCCATCGTGCCCCACCCCTTCCACCTGGGCCGCACCTCTGCCGGCAATGTCCTGAGCCGCCGGGGGTATTCACAACTCCTGGGCATGACCGACTATGTGGAGATCCACAACGGCTCGGCCCTGACCTTTGACTCGCGGTTGGCAGGCAGCCGTGCCGGGCAGCTTTTTGAAAAGACTCAGCTCAGACTGGACCGGACCATCGACCTGCCCATGGAGGATCGCGGGGATGGACTCGGCTGGGCCGTGAGCAGCGATGCCCATTACCCCGGCGAGCAGTATATCGTCGGCTGCACCGAAATCCCTATGGCCGGGGCCGAAGCCCCCCTCGACTTTCTTCGCCGGAGAATCCGGTTCGCCCCCTACGCCCTGACCCAGCCCTCGGAAGTCAACTCGGTCAACAGCCTGCGCCTGCTGCGCAGCCTCCAGGGCGTGCTCAAGGAGGGGCTGGTCAAGCGGTGCCTCCGGACCTCGGAGCAGACCCGCGCGGCAGCCATCGCCGTGGGGCTGACCTACAGCGTGCTCCCCACGCTCTGA
- a CDS encoding diguanylate cyclase, with product MRFFLRALVAALVAGAICLVLRTQIIREHRGHQASVIAQQLATLRTRFEKEVISNLLRIQGAATFIAVTPQLDQETFERYAATAMRGAPLLRNLAAAPDFVITYVYPQEGNRQAVGLDYRTMPGQWEQALLAMVRGDLVVAGPIPLVQGGTGLVGRAPVLVRHGNTDQFWGLVSSVIDIERLYEAVGLRTYTDLQLAIRGLDSKGEDGATFFGDPALFDPAREAVLASVVFPAGSWQLAALPVAGWTAIPHFLPILYGLALLLYVGTLVLVYRGLVKDRELIRIRDTLTEAQEVAHLGSWEMHFGTGVLWWSDETYRIFGLDRNDFTPTLETTFALFHPEDAEKNRSKFLADLQAGEPYAITHRIVRPDGTVRHLFSRGKNELGPDGRLSRAMGTLLDITPLKETEAALRMEEQKLRAMSDASIDAIIMIDAKDTVLFWNSAATRLFGYGESEAMGQVLHELICLPQDSKAAVHGFPHFARTGMGSVVGSVHEFTARRKDGAIFPVERSVSSFQMDGKWYAVGILRDITKKLEARRKLESYARRIALASDAGGVGVWEWDIASGTLTWDIRMHELYAVKPGEFSGLYQAWTSRVHPEDLAGAKDSLDKVQTEGGSWNHEFRILLPEGGVRYIRAAARAHMDNSSKVASIIGINQDITEQRLAEQELVRLATKDSLTGLFSRGHFMELGTRAVEHARRYGEPLSVVMFDADRFKAVNDTHGHDVGDMVLKAIGRAAARTLRDVDVLGRIGGEEFAAVLPQTTREQALLVAERVRAEIAASRIEVDADTVLSVTVSLGVCVMDTAPDTDPGTATASLDKLLKGADTALYKAKQNGRNRTESA from the coding sequence ATGCGATTCTTCCTCCGCGCCCTTGTGGCCGCCCTCGTCGCTGGCGCGATCTGCCTTGTCCTGCGCACCCAGATCATCCGCGAGCACAGGGGGCATCAGGCATCAGTCATCGCGCAGCAGTTGGCCACCCTGCGCACGCGCTTCGAGAAGGAGGTCATAAGCAACCTCCTGCGCATCCAGGGCGCGGCCACCTTCATCGCCGTCACTCCCCAGCTGGACCAGGAGACCTTTGAGCGCTACGCGGCCACGGCCATGCGCGGGGCTCCGCTGCTCCGGAACCTGGCCGCCGCGCCGGACTTCGTGATCACCTATGTCTATCCGCAGGAGGGCAACCGGCAGGCCGTGGGGCTCGACTACCGGACGATGCCGGGGCAATGGGAGCAGGCTCTCCTGGCCATGGTCCGGGGCGATCTGGTCGTTGCCGGGCCGATCCCCCTGGTCCAGGGCGGAACAGGGCTCGTGGGCCGCGCCCCGGTGCTCGTCCGCCACGGGAACACGGACCAATTTTGGGGGCTGGTCTCCTCGGTCATTGATATCGAGCGGCTCTACGAGGCCGTGGGCCTGCGCACCTACACCGACCTCCAGCTCGCCATCCGGGGGCTGGACAGCAAGGGCGAGGATGGCGCGACCTTTTTCGGCGACCCGGCCCTGTTCGACCCGGCGCGCGAGGCCGTGCTCGCCTCAGTCGTCTTCCCCGCCGGATCGTGGCAGTTGGCCGCCCTGCCTGTGGCGGGATGGACTGCGATCCCGCACTTCCTGCCCATCCTGTACGGGCTGGCCCTCCTGCTCTACGTCGGCACCCTCGTCCTCGTGTACCGGGGGTTGGTCAAGGACCGGGAACTAATACGCATCAGGGACACCCTGACCGAGGCCCAGGAAGTCGCCCACCTGGGCAGTTGGGAGATGCATTTTGGCACCGGCGTCCTGTGGTGGTCGGACGAGACATACCGCATCTTCGGCCTGGACAGGAATGACTTCACGCCAACACTGGAAACCACCTTCGCCCTCTTCCACCCGGAAGACGCGGAAAAAAACCGCAGTAAATTCCTTGCCGACCTCCAAGCGGGCGAACCCTACGCCATCACCCACCGCATCGTCAGGCCCGACGGCACCGTGCGCCACCTCTTCAGCCGGGGGAAGAACGAGCTCGGCCCGGATGGCCGTCTGTCCCGCGCCATGGGCACGCTCCTGGACATCACCCCGCTCAAGGAGACCGAGGCCGCCCTGCGCATGGAGGAGCAGAAGCTGCGCGCCATGAGCGATGCCTCCATCGACGCCATCATCATGATCGACGCAAAGGACACCGTGCTCTTCTGGAACAGCGCGGCCACCCGGCTCTTCGGCTATGGCGAGAGCGAGGCCATGGGGCAAGTCCTGCACGAACTTATCTGCCTGCCACAGGACTCGAAGGCCGCAGTGCACGGCTTCCCCCACTTCGCCCGCACCGGCATGGGGTCGGTGGTCGGGAGCGTTCACGAGTTCACGGCCAGACGCAAGGACGGCGCCATCTTTCCTGTGGAACGCTCGGTCTCGTCTTTTCAGATGGATGGCAAGTGGTACGCGGTGGGCATCCTGCGCGACATCACCAAGAAACTCGAAGCGCGAAGAAAGCTCGAATCCTACGCCAGGCGGATCGCCCTGGCTTCTGACGCCGGCGGGGTCGGGGTCTGGGAGTGGGACATCGCCAGCGGGACGCTGACCTGGGACATCCGCATGCATGAGTTGTACGCGGTCAAGCCCGGCGAGTTCAGCGGGCTGTATCAGGCCTGGACCAGCCGCGTCCATCCCGAAGATCTGGCCGGGGCCAAAGACTCTCTCGACAAGGTGCAGACCGAGGGGGGGAGCTGGAACCACGAATTCCGCATCCTGCTCCCGGAGGGCGGCGTGCGGTACATCCGGGCCGCGGCCAGAGCGCACATGGATAACAGCAGCAAGGTGGCCAGCATCATCGGCATCAACCAGGACATCACCGAGCAGCGGCTGGCCGAGCAGGAGCTGGTCCGGCTGGCCACCAAAGACAGCCTGACCGGGCTCTTCAGCCGGGGCCACTTCATGGAACTGGGCACCAGGGCCGTGGAGCACGCCAGACGCTACGGCGAACCACTCTCGGTGGTCATGTTCGACGCCGACCGGTTCAAGGCGGTCAACGACACCCACGGCCACGATGTCGGCGACATGGTGCTCAAGGCCATTGGCCGGGCCGCGGCCCGAACCCTGCGCGACGTGGACGTGCTGGGCCGCATCGGGGGCGAGGAGTTCGCCGCCGTGCTGCCCCAGACCACCAGGGAGCAGGCCCTGCTCGTGGCCGAACGGGTCCGCGCGGAGATCGCCGCCAGCCGGATCGAGGTCGATGCCGACACGGTCCTGTCCGTGACCGTGAGCCTTGGCGTCTGCGTCATGGACACGGCTCCTGACACGGATCCTGGCACGGCCACCGCCTCCCTCGACAAACTCCTGAAAGGCGCGGACACGGCCCTGTACAAGGCCAAGCAGAACGGACGCAACAGGACCGAATCCGCCTGA
- a CDS encoding manganese efflux pump MntP, translated as MGPLELIVIAIALAMDAFAVAVATGVTLKAVSPRQTFRLAWHFGLFQAFMPILGWLLGLTVRDHIEAFDHWIAFGLLAFIGVNMIRGAFAQEKSCRSDPTRGMTMVALSVATSIDALAVGLSLSMLGVSVWWPALVIGLVALVFTAGGLHLGKTMARAGCLGKWAELAGGATLIAIGLNILREHGALSAILA; from the coding sequence ATGGGACCACTCGAACTCATTGTCATCGCCATCGCCCTGGCCATGGACGCCTTTGCAGTGGCCGTGGCCACCGGCGTCACCCTCAAGGCCGTCAGTCCGCGCCAGACCTTTCGCCTGGCCTGGCACTTCGGCCTGTTCCAGGCGTTCATGCCCATCCTCGGCTGGCTGCTCGGCCTCACGGTCAGGGATCACATTGAGGCGTTCGACCACTGGATCGCCTTTGGCCTGCTGGCCTTCATCGGCGTGAACATGATCCGGGGAGCCTTTGCCCAGGAAAAATCGTGCCGGTCCGACCCCACCAGGGGCATGACCATGGTGGCCCTGTCCGTGGCCACCAGCATCGATGCCCTGGCTGTGGGCCTGAGCCTGTCCATGCTCGGCGTGTCGGTGTGGTGGCCCGCGCTGGTCATCGGGCTGGTGGCCCTGGTCTTCACCGCTGGCGGGCTGCACCTGGGCAAGACCATGGCCCGCGCCGGATGCCTCGGCAAATGGGCCGAGCTGGCGGGCGGGGCCACCCTCATCGCCATCGGCCTGAACATCCTGCGCGAGCACGGCGCGCTCTCGGCGATTCTTGCCTAG
- a CDS encoding HD domain-containing phosphohydrolase, translating into MKSDPKVLFVDDEQNILDTYRVSLRRRFTVDTAPGPAEGLEKFRTSGPYGVVVSDLKMPGMDGIKFLKKVQELSPDTVRVMLTGHADVNAAISAVNDGAVFRFLTKPSSMEEMIRTLEVAMGQYSLVIAERELLRGTLRGSVKVLTDILGLVNPAAFGRSERVRRLATYVSQRLGLRQTLSLDLAAMLCQLGCVTLTDTVLEKVFRGETLTPEEQQAFDMHPMVTAGMLARIPRMGRVSEIILHQNDSLADTPSLSIEARILKVCLDYDAHTQRGMDKQDAIDALRGRAGVYDPKVLDILELGTAGGDGYVRRDLELKDLRQGMILDEPLWSLDKVHIMAEGTEITETALMRVHNFAKAQRLPGRLRVLVPVEGG; encoded by the coding sequence ATGAAGAGCGACCCCAAGGTGCTGTTTGTCGATGACGAGCAGAACATCCTCGACACCTACCGGGTCTCGCTGCGCAGGCGGTTCACAGTGGACACCGCGCCAGGCCCTGCCGAGGGGCTGGAGAAATTCCGCACCTCCGGCCCTTACGGGGTGGTGGTCTCGGACCTCAAGATGCCGGGCATGGACGGCATAAAATTTCTCAAGAAGGTCCAGGAGCTGTCGCCGGACACGGTCCGGGTCATGCTCACCGGGCACGCCGATGTCAATGCGGCCATCTCCGCAGTCAACGACGGGGCGGTCTTCCGGTTCCTGACCAAGCCAAGCTCCATGGAGGAGATGATCCGCACCCTTGAGGTGGCCATGGGGCAATACTCCCTGGTCATCGCGGAGCGCGAGCTGCTGCGCGGCACCCTGCGCGGCAGCGTCAAGGTGCTCACCGACATCCTCGGCCTGGTCAATCCCGCTGCCTTTGGTCGGAGCGAGCGGGTCCGGCGGCTGGCGACCTATGTGAGCCAGCGGCTGGGCCTTCGGCAGACCCTGAGCCTCGACCTCGCGGCCATGCTCTGCCAGCTCGGCTGCGTCACCCTGACCGACACTGTGCTGGAAAAGGTCTTTCGGGGCGAGACCCTGACCCCGGAAGAGCAGCAGGCGTTCGACATGCACCCGATGGTGACCGCCGGGATGCTGGCCCGCATCCCGAGAATGGGCCGGGTGTCCGAGATCATCCTGCACCAGAACGACTCCTTGGCCGATACCCCGTCGCTTTCCATTGAGGCGCGCATCCTCAAGGTGTGCCTCGACTACGATGCCCATACCCAGCGCGGCATGGACAAGCAGGACGCCATCGACGCCCTGCGCGGGCGCGCCGGGGTCTACGATCCCAAGGTGCTCGACATCCTCGAACTGGGAACGGCTGGCGGCGACGGCTATGTCAGGCGTGATCTGGAACTCAAGGACTTGCGCCAGGGCATGATTCTCGACGAGCCCTTGTGGAGCCTGGACAAGGTCCACATCATGGCCGAGGGAACCGAGATCACCGAGACGGCGCTGATGCGCGTCCACAACTTTGCAAAGGCGCAGCGGCTGCCGGGCAGGCTGCGCGTCCTGGTTCCGGTGGAAGGCGGCTGA
- a CDS encoding response regulator — protein MKRTILFVDDDQNILDGFRTLLYAKRKEWTCRFATTGLEGLEYVDREQFDVVIADMRMPGMDGADFLKEVERRQPGAVRIILSGYSEMQAVLKSVRHAHQFLSKPCSSDTVVSTIRRVTDLRHILDNEAVRAIVTGLQSLPVMPDLYIRIERELESSEPDLRRIAKLVEKDIGMSATLMRVVNSSFFGFYEKITSPAHAVALLGVEALKGLVLGVHLLSEADPTGVPGYSIKKLWNHSLQTAYFAKVVAVLESCDDTFIEGCFIAGILHDIGKLVFVTQMPAAYLPVVEQARQGKGPVLSIERRELGVSHAEVGAYLAGLWGFKKEVVEAVNGHHAPDGAASEFSMSFVVHAADALQHEIRQGGGDYVFPSIDMDWLEAVGKTDRYVVWRDACRSHLEDK, from the coding sequence ATGAAACGAACCATACTTTTTGTCGATGACGACCAGAACATCCTCGACGGCTTCCGCACCCTGCTCTACGCCAAGAGAAAGGAGTGGACCTGCCGGTTTGCCACCACCGGCCTGGAAGGGCTCGAATATGTGGACCGCGAGCAGTTCGACGTGGTCATCGCCGACATGCGCATGCCGGGCATGGACGGCGCGGACTTTCTGAAGGAGGTCGAGCGGCGGCAGCCGGGCGCGGTGCGCATCATCCTCTCCGGCTATTCGGAGATGCAGGCCGTGCTCAAGTCCGTCAGGCACGCCCACCAGTTCCTGAGCAAGCCGTGCAGCTCGGACACGGTGGTCTCGACCATCCGCCGGGTGACGGACTTGAGGCACATCCTCGACAACGAGGCCGTGCGGGCCATCGTCACCGGGTTGCAGTCGCTGCCCGTCATGCCCGACCTCTACATCCGGATCGAGCGGGAGCTTGAGAGCAGCGAGCCGGATCTGCGGCGCATCGCCAAGCTGGTGGAAAAGGACATTGGCATGTCCGCCACCCTGATGCGGGTGGTCAACTCCTCCTTTTTCGGCTTCTACGAGAAGATCACCTCCCCGGCCCATGCCGTGGCCCTGCTCGGGGTCGAGGCCCTCAAGGGGCTGGTGCTGGGCGTCCACCTGCTCAGCGAGGCCGACCCGACCGGCGTGCCCGGCTACTCCATCAAGAAACTCTGGAACCACAGCCTTCAGACCGCTTATTTCGCCAAGGTCGTGGCCGTGCTCGAATCGTGCGACGATACCTTTATCGAGGGGTGCTTCATCGCCGGGATTCTCCATGACATAGGCAAGCTGGTCTTTGTCACCCAGATGCCTGCGGCGTACCTGCCAGTGGTGGAGCAGGCCAGGCAGGGCAAGGGGCCGGTCCTGTCCATCGAGCGGCGAGAGCTCGGCGTGAGCCACGCCGAGGTGGGCGCGTATCTGGCCGGGCTGTGGGGATTCAAGAAGGAGGTGGTCGAGGCCGTCAACGGGCACCACGCGCCAGACGGCGCGGCAAGCGAATTCAGCATGTCCTTTGTGGTCCATGCGGCTGACGCGCTCCAGCACGAGATCCGGCAGGGCGGCGGGGACTATGTGTTTCCCTCCATCGACATGGACTGGCTTGAGGCCGTGGGCAAAACAGACCGCTACGTGGTCTGGCGCGATGCGTGCCGGAGCCACCTGGAGGACAAATGA
- a CDS encoding PAS domain-containing sensor histidine kinase, whose amino-acid sequence MNSETDRGGETLGRQDQGVSNTSLSRLFNWGVAGLFLFQLSVGLYVIFHFIGDRVLRMQTDRATAALEYRRQRFDAGLDASRVLLAEYARLPVLSEGLERPQNLGEVRSFMDSLFMLERDSAFSLQDAHGGLVSATSERAALLAPQGAGFQELLAQGARGRVGLVRLRTGGYQWRLSCVVLRQGVPVGLLSAYVPLDPLSPYLAGDDLFRVSLLWGGVPAVTVGEAPPPALVFEQETSVPDVVLRLEMSRREVTEEVRMLTVGMVATLGLGTLLLMIVIHLIGKQLYIVPNIRLQAMRDELEKEVEKRTSDLKMRTVQLSIEIRERRESEIEARESGQLVSALLEGIGAAFFILDPRTGHVVKSNSVVHTMFGLSPWQLADRPCSEAFAQSADKLESLLCPGAIKNNAYTEGVAKHLNGQTFPVARYLVPMELRGEEHLGVIVLDITERKNLERRLHIAQKLESVGELASGIAHEINTPIQYVGDSIRFVDEAFGEMAAIMALQAELAQACREAGFRDDLVERIERLKDEADLEFVLDEVPKACSRALSGTERVAVIVRAMKNFAHPGDGEKKAVDINAALENTITVAKNEWKYVAQVITDFDALPMVQCLPGDINQVFLNILVNAAHAIGEVVGNSGDKGVITISTRRGDHEVVISFTDTGTGISQDIRDKIFNPFFTTKEVGKGTGQGLAIVHDIIVERHGGVIDVESEVGKGTTFIIRLPAAE is encoded by the coding sequence ATGAATTCAGAAACCGACAGGGGCGGCGAGACGCTGGGGAGGCAGGACCAGGGGGTCAGCAACACCTCGCTTTCCAGGCTGTTCAACTGGGGCGTGGCCGGCCTGTTCCTGTTCCAGCTCTCGGTCGGCCTGTACGTCATCTTCCATTTCATCGGCGACAGGGTGCTGCGGATGCAGACCGACAGGGCCACCGCCGCCCTCGAGTATCGCAGGCAGCGTTTTGACGCGGGCCTGGACGCCAGCCGCGTCCTGCTGGCCGAGTACGCCCGTCTCCCGGTCCTGAGCGAAGGGCTGGAGCGTCCGCAGAACCTTGGCGAGGTCAGGAGCTTCATGGATTCCCTGTTCATGCTGGAGCGGGACTCTGCCTTCAGCCTGCAAGACGCGCACGGCGGGCTGGTCAGCGCGACCTCGGAGCGGGCCGCCCTGCTGGCTCCGCAGGGGGCGGGTTTTCAGGAACTGCTGGCCCAGGGGGCGCGGGGGCGGGTCGGGTTGGTCAGGCTTCGGACCGGCGGCTATCAATGGCGTCTGAGCTGTGTCGTGCTGCGCCAGGGGGTGCCAGTGGGCCTGTTGTCCGCCTATGTCCCCCTTGATCCCCTGTCCCCCTATCTGGCTGGCGACGACTTGTTCCGGGTGTCGCTGCTCTGGGGCGGCGTGCCAGCCGTGACCGTGGGCGAGGCGCCGCCCCCGGCGCTGGTCTTCGAGCAGGAGACCTCGGTTCCGGACGTTGTCCTGCGGCTTGAGATGAGCCGCCGCGAGGTGACCGAGGAGGTGCGCATGCTCACGGTAGGCATGGTCGCGACCCTTGGGCTGGGTACGCTCCTGCTCATGATCGTCATCCACCTGATTGGCAAGCAGCTCTACATCGTTCCCAATATCCGTCTTCAGGCCATGCGCGACGAGCTTGAGAAAGAGGTGGAGAAGCGCACCTCGGACCTCAAGATGCGCACGGTGCAGCTCTCCATAGAGATCCGCGAGCGGCGCGAGTCCGAGATCGAGGCCCGCGAGTCGGGCCAGCTCGTGTCCGCCCTGCTGGAGGGCATCGGGGCCGCCTTTTTCATTCTCGATCCCCGGACCGGCCATGTGGTCAAGTCCAACAGCGTGGTGCACACCATGTTCGGCCTTTCCCCCTGGCAGTTGGCCGACAGGCCGTGCTCCGAGGCGTTTGCCCAGTCCGCCGACAAGCTGGAGTCCCTGCTGTGCCCCGGAGCCATCAAAAATAACGCCTATACCGAAGGCGTGGCCAAGCACCTGAACGGGCAGACCTTTCCCGTGGCACGGTATCTTGTCCCCATGGAGCTTCGGGGGGAGGAGCATCTGGGCGTGATCGTGCTCGACATTACCGAGCGCAAGAACCTGGAGCGGCGGCTGCACATCGCCCAGAAGCTCGAATCCGTGGGCGAGCTGGCCTCGGGCATCGCTCATGAGATCAACACCCCGATCCAGTATGTGGGCGACAGCATCCGTTTCGTGGACGAGGCCTTTGGCGAGATGGCGGCCATCATGGCCCTGCAGGCCGAGTTGGCCCAAGCCTGCCGCGAGGCGGGGTTTCGGGATGATCTGGTGGAGAGGATAGAGAGGCTCAAGGACGAAGCGGACCTCGAATTCGTCCTCGACGAGGTGCCCAAGGCGTGCTCGCGCGCCCTGAGCGGGACCGAGCGCGTGGCCGTTATCGTCCGGGCCATGAAGAACTTCGCCCACCCCGGCGACGGCGAGAAAAAGGCCGTGGACATCAACGCGGCCCTGGAGAACACCATCACCGTGGCCAAGAACGAGTGGAAATATGTGGCCCAGGTGATCACGGACTTCGACGCCCTGCCCATGGTCCAATGCCTGCCCGGCGATATCAACCAGGTGTTCCTGAACATCCTGGTCAACGCGGCCCACGCCATCGGCGAGGTGGTGGGCAATTCGGGTGACAAGGGGGTCATCACCATCTCCACCAGACGGGGCGACCACGAGGTGGTCATCAGCTTCACCGACACCGGCACGGGCATCAGCCAGGATATCCGCGACAAGATATTCAACCCGTTCTTCACGACCAAGGAGGTCGGCAAGGGGACCGGGCAGGGGCTCGCCATCGTGCATGACATCATTGTGGAGCGGCACGGCGGCGTTATTGATGTCGAGTCGGAAGTGGGCAAGGGCACGACCTTCATCATCCGCCTGCCCGCAGCAGAATAA
- a CDS encoding HD domain-containing phosphohydrolase yields the protein MSERVLFVDDDPNILKTFRASFRKKFDLDLAEGADEALDKLKAGERYAVIVSDQKMPKMSGMDFFGVVQEKAPTAVRIMLTGHGDFNLAMDAVNRGQLFRFLLKPCPLDDLALAIEAALKQYRLVMAEKVLLKQTLKGTVELLTEIVSLVNPEAFGRSQRIKRHMTYLVEQMGIKSGWLYELAGMLSQLGCILLPDKTLAKLQAGRALDGEEMQLFDMHPTLGAELLKKIPRMEKVAQIIAYQEKNYDGSGVPLDSVKGEDIPLGSRMLKLVLDYDTALMRTGKPSAAFTALEEHIERYDPELMYYLEGCLGKAAHYTLGEMTIDELYPGIILDEPVADTDGLVLCRKSMEVTASMIAKLKAFGRRSSIRQPFKVLMPERRA from the coding sequence ATGTCGGAGCGAGTGCTTTTCGTGGATGACGACCCGAACATCCTCAAGACCTTCCGGGCCAGCTTCAGGAAGAAGTTCGACCTGGATCTGGCCGAGGGGGCGGACGAGGCCCTGGACAAACTCAAGGCGGGCGAGCGGTACGCGGTCATCGTCTCGGACCAGAAGATGCCGAAGATGTCGGGCATGGACTTCTTCGGCGTGGTTCAGGAGAAGGCGCCGACCGCTGTCAGGATCATGCTCACCGGCCACGGCGACTTCAATCTGGCCATGGACGCGGTCAACAGGGGGCAGCTCTTCCGCTTTCTGCTCAAGCCCTGCCCGCTCGACGACCTGGCTCTCGCCATCGAGGCGGCGCTGAAGCAGTACCGGCTGGTCATGGCCGAGAAGGTGCTGCTCAAGCAGACCCTCAAGGGGACTGTGGAGCTGCTGACCGAGATCGTCTCCCTGGTCAATCCCGAGGCCTTTGGCCGGTCGCAGCGGATCAAGCGGCACATGACCTACCTGGTCGAGCAGATGGGCATCAAGAGCGGCTGGCTCTATGAGCTGGCCGGGATGCTCTCGCAGTTGGGGTGCATTCTGCTTCCGGACAAGACCCTGGCCAAGCTTCAGGCGGGCAGGGCGCTCGACGGCGAGGAGATGCAGCTTTTCGACATGCACCCCACCCTTGGGGCGGAACTGCTCAAGAAAATCCCGCGCATGGAAAAGGTCGCGCAGATAATCGCCTATCAGGAGAAGAACTACGACGGTTCGGGCGTTCCGCTCGATTCCGTCAAGGGGGAGGACATCCCCCTTGGCTCCAGGATGCTCAAGCTGGTCCTCGACTACGACACGGCCCTGATGCGCACGGGCAAGCCGAGTGCGGCCTTTACCGCCCTGGAGGAGCACATTGAACGCTACGATCCGGAGCTGATGTACTACCTTGAAGGGTGCCTGGGAAAGGCCGCCCATTACACCCTCGGCGAGATGACCATCGACGAGCTGTATCCGGGCATCATTCTGGACGAACCCGTGGCCGATACGGACGGGCTGGTGCTGTGCCGCAAGAGCATGGAGGTGACCGCCAGCATGATCGCCAAGCTCAAGGCGTTTGGGCGGCGCAGCTCTATCCGGCAGCCGTTCAAGGTGCTCATGCCCGAAAGGCGGGCGTAG